CCTCCCTGATACAGGAATTTATTTATTTCATAAAGCTGCCTATCATTCAAGCTCTCCGGGTCAAGGATCAAAAGCGTACCCACCCCCTCCGGTATAGGGCTTTCCTTGCTTAGGCTTATACGCTCATACTCATAGCCGTTATTTTTTATTAAGGACTCTAAAGATTGGAATACATCTATATACTGAGATGAGGGAACCGGCTTACCCATTGAAACAAGGGCCTTGATTATTTCAGGGCTCAATTGAGCGCCCTGTATCGGAGAGAATAGTGCAATCTTTGGTTTCTTTTCCGTAGTCAACTTTACAATTCTTGAAAGAAGCAAATATTCCAAATCCGGAATATTCTGCGGAAGCACGCTCTGAATAACCTCTTCATTTTTATCCAGGTAGCTTATGGTAATGGCTGAGTAAACAAGCCGCACCCCGAGCGCATCCTTGTCTATGCTCTCAACCTGAAAAGGCACTATACCTTTTTCCTGGAGGGTTTGCTCAAGAGAATTTGACGGAGTTGCCCTGCCCTGGGCGTTTTGCTGCTGAGCCTCTAAAAGTTTAGCTGCCTCTATATAAAAAACCTTAAAATTAAGCTTATTTTTAGAGGCTATGCGCAATTCATCAAGTTTACCCACAATCTCCTGTTCCAGGGTTTTAATAGCTGTAGGCATCTTATCCGCAGGAGTGATATAAAAGTTTACCTGCACAGGCGCTTTAAGACCAGCCAAAATCTTTTTGGAAGCGCCGGAAACAGTGTAAATCTTATTTTCCGTAATATCAAACCTCCCCAAAGGCAAATCATGCACCAGCCAGTTAAACAAAATTAAGCCGGCCAGGCAAATTGCCACTACTGAACCAAAAACAATGTTCGCTTTCGGCCGCAGGCGGCCTTCAAAATAAAATCCATTAAGTAAAAGAAAAACAAAGGTAGCGGTGACAAAATATAAAAAGTCTTTAACGTCAATTACGCCCCGGCTAAAACTCGCCAGGTGCCCTATTGCGCCGACGTAATTCTTCATGAAACTCCCTAACCCAGGTAGCCATCCGTCAAAAAAAGAAGCTAAAAAATCCATTCCTAATAATAAAATAAGGAAACACGACAAAGATGTTATTACAAAAGCTATGACCTGCTCCTTAGTTAACCCGGAAATAAATATTCCCATAGACATAAACAGCGCCCCCAACATTAAAACGCCCAGGTAACCGGAGATAATCGTGCCGACATCGGGTGAACCAGAAATAAATAAAATCAGGGGAAGGCCAAAGGTGCTAACGAGTGATATAATATAAAAGGTAAGGCTGGCTAAGAATTTGCCTAAAACAAGTTCCACGGGTTTCATCGGAAAAGTCAACAAGAGCTCAAAAGTATTCTCCTTCCTGTCCTCAGCCCACAGGCGCATCGTAATAGCAGGAATAAATATTAGCAAGACATACGGCAAGAGAACGAAAAATGAATCCATATCCGCGCGGCCGACTAAAAAGAACTGGGTCATAAACAAAGCGTTGTTAATCGCAATAAAAGCGATTAAATAAACATAGGCTACGGCGGAATTAAAATACCCTCCGAGCTCACGCTTTAAAACCGTAATAATATTTTTTAAATTCATTACCCTGCCCTCTTAAAAAGCCCCAAGAAAACTTCTTCTAAAGAAGGCTCTTTGAATGATAATTCACGAAGTAACCAGCCCTTCTCTTTAATAAGCGCGTTAATCGCTATTAACGCTTTATCAATAGAATGAGTTAAACACAAAAATCTCGGGCTTAAATCTATATTACCTATATAATTAACTTCCTTTAACGCGTTAATCGCCCCAAGGGCTCTTTGCGCATCTTCCTTTGAAGCCTTAAACGAAACAAATAAAAAAGATACTCCTGTTTTTTCTTTCTTTAATTCCGCAATCAGGCTGTTGGCGATTATTTTACCGTGGTCTATAATTACCAAGCGCTCGGCGACACTTGAAACTTCCTGTAAAATGTGTGTGGAGAATATAATTGTTTTTTCGCTAGCTAAATCCTTAATAAGCTTACGCATGCTAACTATCTGCATCGGATCAAGCCCGCTAGTAGGCTCATCAAGTATAACTACTTTAGGGTCATGAATTAACGCCTGAGCAAGCCCCACCCTTTGCCTAAAACCTAAAGAGAGCTCACTAACCATATGTTTCCAGACATCCCCGATCTTGACTGCTTCCACAACCCAGCCAATTCTTTCTTTTAATTCTCTTCCAGATAATCCGCGGCTTAAACCCACAAAATTGATGAATTCATCCACGCGCATATCCATATAAAGAGGAGGAGTTTCAGGAAGATAACCGATAATCTTTCGCACACTAAGAGGATCTTCGGTAATATCAATTCCGTTAATTTTGGCGCTGCCAGAGGTGGGGTAAAAAAAGGTGGTGAGGACGCGCATCAAGGTAGTTTTTCCTGCGCCATTTGGCCCAAGCAAACCCACAATCTCGTGTTCTTTTACCTCAAAAGAAATATCCTGCAAAGCACGGATAGGGCCATAACTCATTGAAAGATTATTTACTTTGATCATCCTTTAACCCTTTTCAATAAGTATTATTAAATTTGATATTATATATATCTCTAGTACCTTGTCAAGCCCTTTATAGCTACAAGAAATTTATTACGCCTGGCTGGAATCGAACCAGTAGTCGTTACCGCTCCCCAAAAAAAAGGGGGGGGCTCTGCCCCTATGGCGCTCCCCCACCACAAAAAATTGACGGGTCGCTGTTACCCCGAATG
The Candidatus Omnitrophota bacterium DNA segment above includes these coding regions:
- a CDS encoding Gldg family protein produces the protein MNLKNIITVLKRELGGYFNSAVAYVYLIAFIAINNALFMTQFFLVGRADMDSFFVLLPYVLLIFIPAITMRLWAEDRKENTFELLLTFPMKPVELVLGKFLASLTFYIISLVSTFGLPLILFISGSPDVGTIISGYLGVLMLGALFMSMGIFISGLTKEQVIAFVITSLSCFLILLLGMDFLASFFDGWLPGLGSFMKNYVGAIGHLASFSRGVIDVKDFLYFVTATFVFLLLNGFYFEGRLRPKANIVFGSVVAICLAGLILFNWLVHDLPLGRFDITENKIYTVSGASKKILAGLKAPVQVNFYITPADKMPTAIKTLEQEIVGKLDELRIASKNKLNFKVFYIEAAKLLEAQQQNAQGRATPSNSLEQTLQEKGIVPFQVESIDKDALGVRLVYSAITISYLDKNEEVIQSVLPQNIPDLEYLLLSRIVKLTTEKKPKIALFSPIQGAQLSPEIIKALVSMGKPVPSSQYIDVFQSLESLIKNNGYEYERISLSKESPIPEGVGTLLILDPESLNDRQLYEINKFLYQGGSVLIAAEGYDYSFQMVAGKGLDIFPRKLDLSINRLIQQWGVSINDLMLMDEDCQIINISSNQNMGPFTVTTPIKIPNQILVRQQLFNNKAAVMNRLSALFYLWGSSLNISDEAIKSANLKKTLLFTSSPRSWLVPYENGMIKGESFEFPKTGSPGKFPLGVILQGQFSDTFNGATIADSTQAGGVVQKAELLVNPKPGKLVIIGCSKMFSDQVIGSGSGNLGLFANIVDSFSISDDLIQIRSKSVFDRSIKKLTDSQKVLYRFIAVAAIPIIWVIYAYIRLLLRRKEKQFYLAARSQ
- a CDS encoding ATP-binding cassette domain-containing protein, with translation MIKVNNLSMSYGPIRALQDISFEVKEHEIVGLLGPNGAGKTTLMRVLTTFFYPTSGSAKINGIDITEDPLSVRKIIGYLPETPPLYMDMRVDEFINFVGLSRGLSGRELKERIGWVVEAVKIGDVWKHMVSELSLGFRQRVGLAQALIHDPKVVILDEPTSGLDPMQIVSMRKLIKDLASEKTIIFSTHILQEVSSVAERLVIIDHGKIIANSLIAELKKEKTGVSFLFVSFKASKEDAQRALGAINALKEVNYIGNIDLSPRFLCLTHSIDKALIAINALIKEKGWLLRELSFKEPSLEEVFLGLFKRAG